A single genomic interval of Streptomyces sp. NBC_00663 harbors:
- a CDS encoding metallophosphoesterase, which yields MTQGAGQGPETERTATLRDFRVPAYVHETGPYGHSTHPGDVAPPHEEAYPEGYPEGYTPTERNLPVVNRGDTLQVTVDPAAIPQTVNGAGALYVVGDVHGYLDELMAALQEKGLIDAAGNWCAGTARLWFLGDFTDRGPDGIGVIDLVMRLSAEAAAAGGYCKALMGNHELLLLGAKRFADTPVNSGAGTATFQAAWLLNGGQKTDMDRLQDHHLQWMARLDAMESVDGHLLVHSDTTAYLDYGDSIEAVNDTVRETLTRNDADEVWDLFRKFTKRFSFRDEGGADAVRSLLDTYGGTRIVHGHSPIPYLLGEVGSEDGEDGGGPVVEGPHVYADGLAIAMDGGVTMAGKLLVQQLPLGI from the coding sequence ATGACTCAGGGGGCCGGTCAGGGACCCGAAACGGAGCGGACGGCGACGTTGCGCGACTTCCGGGTGCCCGCGTACGTCCACGAGACCGGTCCGTACGGCCACAGCACACACCCCGGCGATGTCGCGCCGCCCCACGAGGAGGCGTACCCCGAGGGCTACCCGGAGGGGTACACCCCCACCGAGCGGAACCTGCCGGTCGTCAACCGCGGTGACACCCTCCAGGTGACCGTCGACCCGGCCGCGATCCCGCAGACCGTGAACGGGGCGGGCGCGCTGTACGTCGTGGGCGATGTGCACGGCTATCTCGACGAGCTGATGGCCGCCCTCCAGGAGAAGGGCCTCATCGACGCCGCGGGCAACTGGTGCGCCGGCACCGCCCGGCTGTGGTTCCTCGGCGACTTCACCGACCGCGGCCCGGACGGCATCGGCGTCATCGACCTCGTGATGCGGCTGTCCGCCGAGGCCGCCGCGGCCGGCGGCTACTGCAAGGCCCTCATGGGCAACCACGAGCTGCTGCTGCTCGGCGCGAAGCGGTTCGCCGACACCCCCGTCAACTCCGGCGCGGGCACCGCCACCTTCCAGGCGGCCTGGCTGCTCAACGGCGGGCAGAAGACCGACATGGACCGTCTTCAGGACCACCACCTCCAGTGGATGGCCCGGCTCGACGCCATGGAGTCCGTCGACGGTCATCTGCTGGTCCACTCGGACACCACCGCCTATCTCGACTACGGCGACTCGATCGAGGCGGTCAACGACACCGTCCGCGAGACCCTCACGCGCAACGACGCGGACGAGGTGTGGGACCTGTTCCGCAAGTTCACCAAGCGCTTCTCCTTCCGCGACGAGGGAGGGGCGGACGCCGTCCGTTCGCTGCTGGATACGTACGGCGGCACCCGCATCGTTCACGGTCACAGCCCGATTCCCTATCTGCTGGGCGAGGTCGGCTCCGAGGACGGCGAGGACGGGGGCGGTCCGGTGGTCGAGGGACCGCACGTCTACGCCGACGGCCTGGCCATCGCGATGGACGGCGGAGTGACCATGGCCGGAAAACTGCTGGTCCAGCAACTTCCCCTGGGTATCTGA
- a CDS encoding cytochrome ubiquinol oxidase subunit I: MDLALAPETLARWQFGITTVYHFLFVPLTISLAALTAGLQTAWVRTEKEKYLRATKFWGKLFLINIAMGVVTGIVQEFQFGMNWSDYSRFVGDIFGAPLAFEALIAFFFESTFIGLWIFGWDKLPKKIHLACIWMVSIGTILSAYFILAANSWMQHPVGYKINEAKGRAELTDFWLVLTQNTALAQAFHTLSAAFLTGGAFMVGISAFHLLRKKHISDMKPSLRLGLVTLIVGGMLTAISGDTLGKIMYEQQPMKMAAAEALWDGEQPAPFSIFAVGDVDKGHNRVAIEIPGLLSFLAKDDFSSYVPGINDVNKAEQEKYGPGDYRPNIPVAYWGFRWMIGFGMTSFAIGLLGLWLTRKKFMLPQALRVADDEVPHLVLLPRGTKALGPKLTQWYWRIAVLTMGFPLIANSWGWIFTEMGRQPWVVYGVLQTRDAVSPGVSQGEILTSMIVFTTLYAILAVVEVKLLVKYVKAGPPELTEADLNPPTKIGGDTRDADKPMAFSY, translated from the coding sequence GTGGACCTGGCTCTGGCGCCGGAGACACTGGCGCGATGGCAGTTCGGCATCACCACCGTCTACCACTTCCTCTTCGTCCCTCTGACGATCTCGCTCGCCGCCCTCACGGCCGGCTTGCAGACCGCCTGGGTGCGCACGGAGAAGGAGAAGTACCTCAGGGCGACGAAGTTCTGGGGCAAGCTCTTCCTGATCAACATCGCGATGGGTGTCGTCACCGGCATCGTGCAGGAGTTCCAGTTCGGCATGAACTGGTCCGACTACTCGCGCTTCGTCGGCGACATCTTCGGTGCGCCGCTCGCCTTCGAGGCCCTGATCGCCTTCTTCTTCGAGTCGACGTTCATCGGTCTGTGGATCTTCGGCTGGGACAAACTGCCGAAGAAGATCCACCTGGCCTGCATCTGGATGGTCTCGATCGGCACCATCCTGTCGGCGTACTTCATCCTCGCGGCCAACTCGTGGATGCAGCACCCGGTCGGCTACAAGATCAACGAGGCGAAGGGGAGGGCCGAACTCACCGACTTCTGGCTGGTGCTGACGCAGAACACCGCCCTCGCCCAGGCCTTCCACACCCTGTCCGCCGCGTTCCTGACCGGTGGCGCGTTCATGGTCGGCATCTCCGCCTTCCATCTGCTGCGCAAGAAGCACATCAGCGACATGAAGCCCTCGCTGCGGCTCGGCCTGGTCACCCTCATCGTCGGCGGCATGCTCACCGCGATCAGCGGTGACACCCTCGGCAAGATCATGTACGAGCAGCAGCCGATGAAGATGGCCGCGGCCGAGGCGCTGTGGGACGGCGAGCAGCCGGCTCCCTTCTCGATCTTCGCCGTCGGTGACGTCGACAAGGGCCACAACAGGGTCGCCATAGAGATCCCGGGGCTGCTGTCCTTCCTGGCCAAGGACGACTTCAGCTCGTACGTTCCCGGCATCAACGACGTCAACAAGGCCGAGCAGGAGAAGTACGGGCCCGGCGACTACCGGCCCAACATCCCCGTCGCCTACTGGGGCTTCCGCTGGATGATCGGCTTCGGCATGACGTCCTTCGCGATCGGCCTGCTCGGACTCTGGCTGACCCGCAAGAAGTTCATGCTGCCGCAAGCCCTGCGGGTGGCTGACGACGAGGTGCCGCATCTCGTGCTGCTGCCCCGGGGCACGAAGGCCCTCGGCCCGAAGCTCACCCAGTGGTACTGGCGTATCGCCGTGCTCACCATGGGCTTCCCGCTGATCGCCAACTCCTGGGGCTGGATCTTCACCGAGATGGGCCGTCAGCCGTGGGTCGTCTACGGCGTCCTTCAGACCCGCGACGCGGTCTCCCCCGGTGTCTCCCAGGGCGAGATCCTCACCTCGATGATCGTCTTCACCACGCTGTACGCCATCCTCGCCGTCGTCGAGGTCAAGCTGCTCGTGAAGTACGTCAAGGCCGGCCCGCCCGAGCTCACCGAGGCCGACCTCAACCCGCCCACGAAGATCGGCGGCGACACCCGTGACGCCGACAAGCCGATGGCCTTCTCGTACTAG
- the cydB gene encoding cytochrome d ubiquinol oxidase subunit II — protein MELHDVWFVLIAVLWTGYFFLEGFDFGVGILTKLLARNRPEKRVLINTIGPVWDGNEVWLLSAGGATFAAFPEWYATLFSGFYLPLLVILVCLIVRGVAFEYRAKRPEENWQRNWETAIFWTSLLPAFLWGVAFGNIVRGVKIDKNFEYVGNLWDLLNTYALLGGVVTLTLFTFHGAVFTALKTVGDIRERARKLALQVGLVTAVCALIFLVWTQIDGGDGKSLVALVVAVAALVAALVAIQAGREGWSFALSGVTIVAAVAMLFLTLFPNVMPSSLNGDWSLTVTNASSSPYTLKIMTWCAGIATPIVLLYQSWTYWVFRKRIGTQHIAEAAH, from the coding sequence ATGGAACTTCACGACGTCTGGTTCGTACTCATCGCCGTCCTGTGGACCGGCTACTTCTTCCTGGAGGGCTTTGACTTCGGGGTCGGCATCCTCACCAAACTGCTGGCCCGGAACCGGCCCGAGAAGCGGGTGCTGATCAACACCATCGGCCCCGTCTGGGACGGCAATGAGGTCTGGCTGCTCTCGGCGGGCGGCGCGACCTTCGCCGCCTTCCCCGAGTGGTACGCCACGCTCTTCTCCGGCTTCTATCTGCCGCTGCTGGTCATCCTGGTCTGCCTGATCGTCCGAGGTGTCGCCTTCGAGTACCGGGCGAAGCGGCCCGAGGAGAACTGGCAGCGCAACTGGGAGACCGCGATCTTCTGGACCTCGCTCCTCCCCGCGTTCCTGTGGGGCGTCGCCTTCGGCAACATCGTGCGGGGCGTGAAGATCGACAAGAACTTCGAGTACGTCGGCAATCTCTGGGACCTGCTCAACACCTACGCCCTCCTCGGCGGAGTGGTGACGCTCACGCTCTTCACCTTCCATGGGGCGGTGTTCACGGCGCTCAAGACCGTCGGGGACATTCGGGAGCGGGCACGGAAGCTGGCGCTCCAAGTCGGGCTCGTCACGGCCGTGTGCGCGCTGATCTTCCTGGTGTGGACGCAGATCGACGGTGGGGACGGCAAGAGCCTGGTCGCTCTCGTGGTCGCGGTGGCCGCGCTGGTCGCCGCGCTGGTGGCGATTCAGGCGGGGCGTGAGGGCTGGTCGTTCGCCCTCTCGGGGGTGACGATCGTGGCCGCCGTGGCCATGCTCTTCCTGACGCTGTTCCCGAACGTCATGCCGTCCAGCCTCAACGGGGACTGGAGCCTGACGGTCACCAACGCCTCATCGAGTCCGTACACCCTGAAGATCATGACCTGGTGTGCCGGTATCGCCACGCCGATCGTCCTGCTCTACCAGAGTTGGACCTACTGGGTGTTCCGCAAGCGCATCGGAACGCAGCACATCGCCGAAGCCGCGCACTGA
- the hisC gene encoding histidinol-phosphate transaminase, with the protein MSETSPKLRAELEGIPTYKPGKPAAADGPVAYKLSSNENPYPPLPGVMESVTAAASSFNRYPDMACTGLMNELSERFGVPLTHLATGTGSVGVAQQLIQATSGPGDEVIYAWRSFEAYPIITQISGATSVKVPLTPGDVHDLDAMAGAITERTRLVFVCNPNNPTGTVVKRAELERFLDRVPSDVLVVLDEAYREFIRDPEVPDGVELYRDRPNVCVLRTFSKAYGLAGLRIGFAIAHEPVAAALRKTAVPFGVSQLAQDAAIASLRAEDELLGRVGSLVCERNRVVEGLRAQGWTVPETQANFVWLRLGERTVDFAAACDRHGVVVRPFPGEGVRVTIGEAEANDIFLKVTEGFRKEL; encoded by the coding sequence GTGAGCGAGACGAGCCCCAAGCTGCGCGCCGAGCTGGAGGGTATCCCCACCTACAAGCCGGGCAAGCCCGCCGCGGCCGACGGCCCGGTCGCCTACAAGCTGTCCTCCAACGAGAACCCCTATCCGCCGCTGCCCGGTGTGATGGAGAGCGTCACGGCCGCGGCCTCGTCCTTCAACCGCTACCCCGACATGGCCTGCACGGGCCTGATGAACGAGCTGTCGGAGCGCTTCGGCGTCCCGCTCACCCACCTCGCCACCGGCACCGGTTCGGTCGGCGTCGCCCAGCAGCTCATCCAGGCGACCTCGGGCCCGGGCGACGAGGTCATCTACGCCTGGCGGTCCTTCGAGGCGTACCCGATCATCACGCAGATCAGCGGCGCGACCTCGGTGAAGGTGCCGTTGACGCCGGGTGATGTGCACGACCTGGACGCGATGGCCGGCGCCATCACCGAGCGGACACGGCTGGTCTTCGTCTGCAACCCCAACAACCCGACCGGCACGGTAGTGAAGCGGGCGGAGCTGGAGCGGTTCCTCGACCGGGTGCCGAGCGATGTGCTCGTCGTCCTCGACGAGGCGTACCGCGAGTTCATCCGGGACCCCGAGGTGCCCGACGGCGTGGAGCTGTACCGCGACCGGCCGAACGTGTGCGTCCTGCGGACCTTCTCCAAGGCGTACGGCCTCGCCGGCCTCCGCATCGGATTCGCCATCGCCCATGAACCCGTGGCGGCGGCGCTGCGCAAGACCGCGGTGCCCTTCGGTGTCAGCCAGCTCGCGCAGGACGCGGCGATCGCCTCGCTGCGCGCGGAGGACGAACTGCTCGGCCGGGTGGGCTCTCTGGTGTGTGAGCGCAACCGGGTCGTCGAGGGGCTGCGCGCTCAGGGCTGGACGGTGCCCGAGACCCAGGCCAACTTCGTGTGGCTGCGGCTGGGGGAGCGCACGGTCGACTTCGCCGCGGCGTGCGACCGGCACGGTGTGGTGGTCCGTCCGTTCCCCGGCGAGGGTGTGCGGGTGACGATCGGGGAGGCCGAGGCGAACGACATCTTCCTGAAGGTGACGGAAGGGTTCCGTAAGGAGCTCTAG
- the cydD gene encoding thiol reductant ABC exporter subunit CydD, with the protein MKPIDPRLLRYARATRLFMVAVVGLGVVGAALVIAQAMLLAEVVVGAFQHGLSVGELRTPLLLLVAVACGRALVSWLTELAAHRASAAVKSELRGRLLERAAALGPGWLSGQRTGSLVALATRGIDALDDYFSRYLPQLGLAVVVPVAVLARVVTEDWVSAAIIVGTLPLIPIFMVLIGWATQSRMDRQWQLLSRLSGHFLDVVAGLPTLKVFGRAKAQAESIKRITGEYRQATMRTLRIAFISSFALELLATLSVALVAVTIGMRLVHGEMDLYIGLVILVLAPEAYLPLRQVGAQYHAAAEGLAAAEEIFEVLETPVPVAGTAAVSAGASAGALAFEGVTVRYPGRSGDAVHDVSFAVAPGETVALVGPSGAGKSTLLNVLLGFVAPAEGRVLVGGVDLADADLGRWRSQVAWVPQRPHLFAGTIAENVRLARPEADDAAVREALADAGALEFVDELPQGADTVLGEDGAGLSAGQRQRLALARAFLADRPVLLLDEPTAALDGATEAEVVAAVRRLAVGRTVLLVVHRPALLGVADRVVRLEEPVQPASAEATQAMAADLTPPTSAEPAPSARSEAGTPGGVESHQAEADVSTAADTMVAEAAAPAVGNRGVLARVRAMSGPRRGRLALALLLGSLALGSAVGLMATSGWLISRASQQPPVLYLMVAVTATRAFGIGRAVFRYAERLVSHDAVLRMLADTRVAVYRRLERLAPAGLRRTRRGDLLSRLVSDVDALQDYWLRWLLPVGAALTVSAATVGFAAWLLPEAAAVLAVGLLAAGAGVPLVTGAVARRAERRLAPARGVLATRVTDLLTGTAELAVAGALPTRTAEAREADGVLARIASRSATATALGDGLTALFTGLTVAATALVGARAVADGRLSGVAMAVVVLTPLAAFEAVLGLPLAVQYRQRVRKSAERVYEVLDAPEPVREPEQPCEAPVSPFPVVLKGLSARYAGQDRDALAGLDLTVTEGRRIAVVGPSGSGKTTLAQVLLRFLDAGAGSYTLGGVNAYALDGDDVRRLVGLCAQDAHLFDSSLRENLLLARKDATEAELRDALRRARLLDWADGLPDGLDTLVGEHGARLSGGQRQRLALARALLADFPVLVLDEPAEHLDLPTADALTADLLAATEGRTTLLITHRLAGLEAVDEIVVLEEGRVVQRGTYAELAAVEGPLRRMVEREAESEALVLMA; encoded by the coding sequence GTGAAACCAATCGATCCGCGTCTGCTCCGGTACGCCCGCGCCACTCGCCTGTTCATGGTGGCGGTCGTCGGCCTGGGCGTTGTCGGAGCAGCGCTGGTCATCGCGCAGGCGATGCTCCTGGCCGAAGTGGTGGTCGGCGCGTTCCAGCACGGCCTGTCGGTCGGTGAACTCCGCACTCCCCTGCTGCTGTTGGTGGCCGTCGCCTGCGGGCGCGCCCTGGTCTCCTGGCTCACCGAACTCGCCGCCCACCGGGCGAGCGCGGCGGTGAAGTCCGAGCTTCGGGGGAGGTTGCTGGAGCGGGCCGCGGCGCTCGGGCCGGGGTGGCTGAGCGGACAACGGACCGGCTCGCTGGTCGCACTCGCCACTCGGGGAATCGACGCCCTGGACGACTACTTCTCGCGCTATCTGCCGCAGTTGGGGCTGGCGGTGGTCGTGCCGGTGGCGGTGCTGGCGCGGGTCGTCACCGAGGACTGGGTCTCGGCCGCCATCATCGTGGGCACTCTCCCCCTCATCCCGATCTTCATGGTGCTGATCGGCTGGGCCACGCAGTCCCGGATGGACCGTCAGTGGCAGCTGCTGTCCCGGCTGTCCGGGCACTTCCTCGACGTGGTCGCCGGTCTGCCCACCCTGAAGGTGTTCGGCCGGGCCAAGGCACAGGCCGAGTCGATCAAGCGCATCACCGGCGAGTACCGGCAGGCGACCATGCGGACGCTGCGGATAGCCTTCATCTCCTCCTTCGCCCTGGAGCTGCTCGCCACCCTGTCGGTGGCCCTGGTCGCCGTGACGATCGGCATGCGGCTCGTGCATGGCGAGATGGACCTGTACATCGGCCTGGTCATCCTGGTGCTGGCGCCCGAGGCGTATCTGCCGTTGCGTCAGGTGGGGGCGCAGTACCACGCCGCGGCGGAGGGGCTGGCCGCCGCCGAGGAGATCTTCGAGGTGCTGGAGACGCCGGTGCCGGTGGCGGGTACGGCTGCGGTGTCGGCCGGCGCATCGGCGGGTGCCCTGGCCTTCGAGGGCGTCACCGTTCGCTACCCGGGACGGTCCGGCGACGCGGTCCATGACGTGTCCTTCGCCGTCGCGCCCGGGGAGACGGTCGCGCTGGTCGGGCCGAGCGGGGCGGGCAAGTCGACGCTGCTGAACGTACTGCTGGGATTCGTGGCGCCCGCCGAGGGGCGGGTGCTGGTCGGGGGCGTCGATCTCGCCGACGCGGATCTCGGCCGGTGGCGGTCGCAGGTGGCGTGGGTGCCACAGCGGCCGCACCTGTTCGCCGGGACGATCGCGGAGAACGTCCGGCTGGCGCGCCCCGAGGCCGACGACGCCGCCGTACGGGAGGCGCTGGCGGACGCGGGAGCCCTGGAGTTCGTCGACGAGCTGCCGCAGGGCGCTGACACCGTGCTCGGCGAGGACGGCGCCGGTCTGTCCGCCGGCCAGCGGCAACGGCTCGCGCTGGCTCGGGCGTTCCTCGCGGACCGGCCCGTGCTGCTGCTGGACGAGCCGACGGCTGCGCTCGACGGGGCCACCGAGGCCGAGGTCGTGGCGGCGGTGCGCAGACTCGCGGTCGGACGGACGGTGCTGCTCGTCGTGCACCGGCCGGCCTTGTTGGGAGTGGCGGACCGGGTGGTGCGGCTGGAGGAGCCCGTGCAGCCCGCCTCCGCGGAAGCCACGCAGGCCATGGCCGCGGACCTCACGCCGCCCACGTCGGCGGAGCCCGCGCCCTCCGCGCGGTCCGAGGCCGGGACCCCTGGCGGGGTCGAGAGCCATCAGGCCGAGGCGGACGTTTCTACGGCCGCCGACACCATGGTGGCCGAGGCGGCGGCACCGGCCGTGGGGAACCGCGGTGTCCTCGCCCGGGTCCGTGCCATGTCCGGCCCCCGGCGTGGTCGGCTGGCGCTGGCCCTGTTGCTCGGGAGCCTCGCGCTCGGCAGCGCCGTCGGGCTCATGGCGACCTCCGGGTGGCTGATCTCGCGGGCCTCGCAGCAGCCGCCCGTGCTCTATCTGATGGTGGCCGTGACGGCGACCCGGGCCTTCGGGATCGGGCGGGCCGTCTTCCGGTACGCCGAGCGGCTCGTGTCGCACGACGCCGTGCTGCGGATGCTGGCCGACACCCGGGTCGCCGTGTACCGGCGCCTGGAGCGGCTGGCGCCCGCCGGGCTGCGTCGGACCCGCAGGGGTGACCTGCTCTCACGGCTCGTCAGCGATGTCGACGCCCTCCAGGACTACTGGCTGCGCTGGCTGCTGCCCGTCGGCGCGGCGCTCACGGTCTCCGCGGCGACCGTCGGGTTCGCTGCCTGGCTGCTGCCCGAGGCCGCCGCGGTGCTCGCCGTAGGACTGCTGGCCGCAGGAGCCGGGGTGCCGCTGGTCACCGGTGCGGTGGCCCGGCGCGCGGAGCGGCGGCTGGCACCGGCGCGCGGTGTGCTGGCGACGCGGGTGACCGACCTGCTGACCGGGACCGCCGAACTGGCCGTCGCCGGCGCCCTGCCCACCCGTACCGCCGAGGCACGCGAGGCCGACGGAGTGCTGGCGCGGATCGCCTCGCGCTCCGCCACCGCCACCGCTCTCGGTGACGGGCTCACCGCGCTCTTCACCGGCCTCACCGTCGCCGCCACGGCCCTCGTGGGCGCCCGGGCGGTCGCCGACGGGCGGCTGAGCGGGGTGGCCATGGCCGTCGTCGTGCTCACCCCGCTGGCCGCCTTCGAGGCCGTCCTCGGCCTCCCGCTCGCCGTTCAGTACCGCCAGCGGGTGCGCAAGAGCGCGGAGCGGGTGTACGAGGTGCTGGACGCCCCGGAACCCGTACGGGAGCCGGAGCAGCCGTGCGAGGCGCCCGTCTCCCCGTTCCCGGTCGTCCTGAAGGGTCTGTCCGCGCGGTACGCCGGACAGGACCGGGACGCCCTCGCCGGGCTCGACCTCACCGTCACGGAAGGCCGCCGGATCGCCGTCGTGGGCCCCTCCGGCTCCGGCAAGACGACCCTCGCGCAGGTGCTGCTGCGGTTCCTGGACGCGGGGGCCGGCTCGTACACCCTGGGCGGGGTGAACGCCTACGCGCTGGACGGGGACGACGTACGGCGCCTCGTCGGGCTGTGCGCACAGGACGCGCACCTCTTCGACAGCTCACTGCGCGAGAACCTGCTGCTCGCCAGGAAGGACGCCACCGAGGCCGAACTGCGCGACGCCCTGCGGCGGGCCCGGCTGCTCGACTGGGCCGACGGGCTGCCCGACGGGCTGGACACGCTGGTCGGCGAGCACGGGGCACGGCTGTCCGGGGGGCAGCGGCAACGGCTGGCGCTGGCCCGTGCGCTGCTCGCCGACTTCCCCGTCCTCGTCCTCGACGAGCCCGCCGAACACCTCGACCTGCCCACCGCCGACGCGCTCACGGCCGACCTGCTGGCCGCCACCGAGGGCCGTACGACGCTGCTGATCACTCACCGGCTGGCCGGGCTGGAGGCGGTGGACGAGATCGTCGTCCTGGAGGAGGGGCGGGTCGTGCAGCGAGGCACCTACGCCGAGCTGGCCGCCGTGGAGGGGCCGCTGCGGCGGATGGTGGAGCGGGAGGCGGAGTCGGAGGCGCTGGTGCTCATGGCATGA
- a CDS encoding cyclophilin-like fold protein: MQIRLSWPSGHLTASLDDTPTAQALTEALPLASTAHTWGQEVYFDTGVSVPRETNAQQVVEPGTVAFWTDGDALALPYGPTPISRGDECRLASPCNVLGRLDGDPGLLASVRNGDPVRVELVED; the protein is encoded by the coding sequence GTGCAGATACGACTCTCATGGCCCTCGGGCCACCTCACCGCATCCCTCGACGACACCCCGACGGCACAGGCCCTCACCGAGGCGCTGCCGCTCGCCTCCACCGCCCACACCTGGGGACAGGAGGTCTACTTCGACACCGGCGTCTCGGTTCCACGTGAAACCAACGCCCAACAGGTCGTGGAACCGGGCACGGTGGCCTTCTGGACCGACGGCGACGCCCTCGCGCTCCCCTACGGGCCCACGCCGATCTCGCGGGGCGACGAGTGCCGCCTCGCGAGTCCGTGCAATGTTCTGGGCCGTCTGGACGGCGACCCGGGCCTGCTGGCCTCCGTACGGAACGGAGACCCCGTCCGCGTCGAACTCGTGGAGGACTAG
- a CDS encoding LacI family DNA-binding transcriptional regulator has translation MTAAGKHQVSRAETSRRGSRPGRAGIRDVAAAAGVSITTVSDALNGKGRLPDATRRHVREVADRLGYRPSAAARTLRTGKSGLIGLTVTTYGDEPFTFTEFAYFAEMARAATSAALARGYALVILPATSRHDVWSNVALDGTVVIDPSDQDPVVSELVRQGLPVVSDGRPAGELPVTAWVDNDHEAAVLGILDHLADAGARRIGLLTGTTTDTYTHLSTTAYLRWCERVGQDPVYEAYPAHDPCAGAVAADRLLARPDRPDAVYGLFDPNGTDLLAAARRYGLRVPEDLLLVCCSESTVYASTEPPITTLSLKPRRIGTAVVQLLIDAIEGVESDQPVEQVIPTELIVRTSSQRRPPRTTVSPPRSPEEK, from the coding sequence ATGACAGCAGCAGGGAAGCACCAGGTGAGCCGCGCGGAAACCTCACGTCGAGGAAGCCGACCGGGCCGGGCGGGCATCAGAGACGTGGCCGCCGCCGCCGGAGTCTCCATCACGACCGTCTCCGATGCCCTCAACGGAAAGGGCCGGCTCCCGGACGCCACCCGACGCCATGTCCGTGAAGTCGCCGACCGGCTGGGCTATCGCCCGTCGGCAGCGGCCCGAACCCTCCGTACCGGCAAGTCGGGACTCATCGGCCTGACCGTGACGACGTACGGGGATGAACCTTTCACCTTCACCGAGTTCGCGTACTTCGCCGAGATGGCCCGGGCCGCCACGTCGGCCGCGCTCGCCCGCGGCTACGCGCTCGTCATCCTCCCGGCGACCTCGCGCCACGACGTGTGGTCGAACGTCGCCCTGGACGGCACGGTCGTCATCGATCCGTCCGACCAGGACCCGGTGGTCAGCGAGCTGGTCCGGCAGGGCCTCCCGGTGGTCTCCGACGGCCGTCCGGCCGGCGAGCTGCCGGTGACCGCGTGGGTCGACAACGACCACGAAGCCGCCGTACTCGGCATCCTCGACCATCTGGCCGACGCCGGCGCCCGCCGCATCGGCCTGCTGACCGGGACGACGACGGACACGTACACCCATCTGTCGACCACGGCGTATCTGCGCTGGTGCGAACGCGTCGGCCAGGACCCGGTGTACGAGGCCTACCCGGCCCACGACCCCTGTGCGGGCGCCGTGGCCGCCGACCGACTGCTGGCCCGGCCCGACCGGCCCGACGCCGTCTACGGGCTGTTCGACCCGAACGGCACCGACCTGCTGGCCGCCGCCCGCCGCTACGGACTGCGCGTACCGGAGGACCTGCTTCTGGTCTGTTGCAGCGAGTCCACCGTGTACGCCAGCACCGAACCGCCCATCACGACGCTCTCGCTGAAGCCCCGGCGGATCGGCACAGCGGTCGTCCAGCTCCTCATCGACGCCATCGAGGGGGTGGAGTCGGACCAGCCGGTCGAGCAGGTGATACCGACCGAACTGATCGTGCGCACCTCGTCCCAGCGGCGCCCGCCCCGGACGACCGTCAGCCCGCCCCGGTCACCTGAGGAGAAGTAG